The Dromaius novaehollandiae isolate bDroNov1 chromosome 31, bDroNov1.hap1, whole genome shotgun sequence genomic sequence CCGCGGGGTCGCGTCGTGCGTGTGGCCGAGACCTTTTTATCGTTGCCGCGTGTCCGGGCCTTCtttgggggggggcacggggggggggcacatggggggggtcacacgggggggggggctctcGCACAAGGGGGTTTCACAGGATGGGGGGGGTTTGTacagctgggggggggcctggTGCTGCTGGGCGGGGGGGTCTTGCATGAGGGGGGGGCTTTTGCACGAGTGTGGGGGGGTGTCATGTGGGGGGGGTCTCACATGAGGGGGTGTTGCAGGACGGGGGGGGTCTCACGCAAGGGGGGGGTCTTGCACGATGGGGCTTCACACGAGGGGTCTTGCACAAGTGGGGGGGGGTCTTGCACGGGGGGGGTCTTGCACAAGTGGGGGGGCCTCACACGACTGGGGGGGGCTCACATAAGGGGGGGGCCCTCGAACGATGGGGTctcgcccggggggggggtcctggccccTCGCACACACGTGTGAGTTTCTCTGCCacgcttgcacacgcgtgtgcacaccaACCCCCCCCACGTGACCCCCCCCCACAtgacccccccccacacacacacacgcgtttGCACACCAGCTTTAAGGCACTTTAATGTGTCTCTCCCCCCCCAAGGGGGGGGGTCTTTGGTATTTACAgcacttggggggggggctgaggccCCCCCCAAACTCATGGCAGCCGCAGTCGCACACGGATGTGTGGGGCCCCCCcatggcactggggggggggggaatgtgagTGAAGCtgtgggcccccccccggacatCTGGGTCCTttttgggtgtggggggggggcccaAAGTGGGGATTTGGTGGTGGAGGCACTGTGAAAGGGGGTCTTGGGCCCCCCCGAaatggggagctggggggggggacccaaagtggggggctgggggggccgggacccccccaaaaggGGGGTCTcaggaggccaagggagcctaAAGCGCCCCCCCCCCGAGGGAGAGGatcctggggacccccaaaagtGGGGGGGGGCCCTAAAAagaggatttggggggggtcaTCATGGAGAAGCATCCGAGCCCCCCCCGAAACCAAGGTCTGCAGGGAGGGGGGTCCCTGTGAGGAAGCCCCCCCCCAACTTGGGGGGCACTCGGGGGGGCTCCCCACATCCGCACCCcctccttttgggggggggggcgttagAGGAGGGCgcaggggcagccggggggctccttgcccccggggggggccgcCAGTGCCGGGGGGGTCTCCAGCTCCTGGAAGCgcctgtggggtggggggggtgaaaaggacaggggTGAGCGgcgttttgggggggtccccagccccgctTCGGGGGGGGGgcctgccgggggggggtcccggccccccccgtgccccccccccggacctGACGGCGCGCACGAGCTGGTGGAAGGCCTCGTCCACGTTGAGGCGGGTCTTGGCCGAGGCCTCCACGTAGGGCAGCCGCCGCTCCCGGGCGAAGGCCAGCGCCTCCTCCCGCgacacctgggggggggggacacgtgggggggcggcgtggggcccccccgggacccaggcgtccaggcggGACGGCTACGGGCCTGGGGGCGTGGCTAGGGCACCTCCAAGATGGCCGCCGCCAGGGCGCTGCTGGATGGGGGCGGGGTTTCCTGCTCTCGGGGGGGCCAAGATGGCcactggggtggggtgggggaccAAGATGGCCACTGGGGCCTGCTGGGGTGGGATTTGCTGCTGCGATGGCGCCCAAGATGGCCACCGCGGTGGGACTTCCTGTTCTGGATTCAAGATGGCCACTGAGGCACGTGGGGAGTGGGACTTCCTGTTCCAGATCCAAGATGGCTGCCGCCAGGGCCCTGCTAGATGAGGGCGGAGTTTCCTGCTCTCGGGGGGGTCCAAGATGGCCACTGGGGCCTGCTGGGGTGGGATTTGCTGCTGTGATGGCATCCAAGATGGCCGCCGTGGCCTGTGGGGGTAGAACTTCCTGTTCTGGATTCAAAATGGCTGCCGTGACCTGTGGGAGTGGGACTTCCTGTTCCAGAGCCAAGATGGCCACTATGACCCTTAGGGTTGGGACTTCCTGTTCTGGGATCCAAGATGGCCACCATGGCCTGGGGGGGTGGGACTTCCTGTTCCAGATCCAAGATGGCCTGCGGGGGTGGGACTTCCTGTTCCGCACCAATAGCAGCAAGGGTGGGACTTCCTGTCCCAAATGCATCCACACAGGTCACCGGGTGCCCTTGAAGGCGGGACTTCCTGTTCTGAGCCACTCAGCACTGCCCCGTAGAGACAGAACTTCCTGTTGTGGGGGGGCAAGATGGCCGCCAGGGGCGGGACTTCCTGTTTTGCCCTTTTTTGAGCAGCCTGGAGCTGGGGAATGTTTGGGGCCCCgaatgggggtctggggggccccgggggggggctgggggggcccagaggggatctggggggccgggggggggtctgtCACCCCATAGAGGCAGAACTTCCTGTTGTGAGGGGCCCAAGATGGCCGCCAGGGGCGGGACTTCCTGTTTTGCCCTTTTTTGAGCAACCGGGAGCTGGGGAATGTTTGGGGCCCCaaatgggggtctggggggccccgggggggggctgggggggcccagaggggatctggggggccgggggggggtctgtCACCCCATAGAGGCAGAACTTCCTGTTGTGAGGGGCCCAAGATGGCCGCCAGGGGCGGGACTTCCTGTTTTGCCCTTTTTTGAGCAACCTTTAGCTGGGGAGCGCTCAGGGCCccagggggggtctggggggccccgggAGGTctgggggggatctgggggggcccaggggggtctgtggggcacaggggaggggtctggggggcccccgcaggggactgggggggactttggggcccgggggggggtctgtgggggtccgggggggtctaGGGGGCCCCAGGGGGGTCTGTTGGGGTCCAGGGGGGTCTAGAGGGCCCCtgagggggcctgggggggtctgggggggcgcaGAGGGGGTCCGTGGGGGTTCAAAGGGGGTCTAGGGGGCCCCTGAGGGGTCCGTGGGGCCCCAGGGGGTTCTATGGGGGTCCAGAGAGGTCTGTGGGGCCTGGGGGaggtctgggggggcccagggggggtctgggggggtctgagggggcccccatgggtgccgggggggtctggggggccttgggggggtctggggtccccCGGGAAGGTCCAGGGGAGTCTGGGGGGCCCcagggggggcctggggggttcTGTGGGCATTGAGGAGGATCTCTGGGGGtccggggggtctggggggcactgggggggtctgtgggacccaggggggtcccgggggggtctgtgggtccccggggggggtctcGCGGGGGGGGTACCTGCCGCTGGGGGCGGAGGTCGGCCTTGTTGCCCACCAGCACGGCCGGGACGTCGTCGCGGTCCTTCAcccgcagcagctgcgcgtgcagCCGCGCCAGTGCCCCcaagctgcggggggggggccgggggggtcagcaagggggccgggggggggtcaggggggtggggagggtcccgggggggtcaggaagggtcccgggggggggggcagggaggccGGAGGGGATCAGGAAGGTTTTTGGGGTGTCTGGAGCGGTGTTCAGGGGGGTGggaagggtcctgggggggtctgggggggtcagggaggTTCGGGgagggccccggggggggtcagcggggtcCAGGAGGCTCCCGGGGGGGGGAtcgggggtctgggggggtcagggaggTTCGGGGAGGGTCCCGGGGGAGGtagggggtccaggggggtccgGGCGGATCCAGGGGTGTTgggaagggtctggggggggtccagggggtcGGGAAGGGTCCCAGAGAGATTttggggggtccaggggggtccaAGGGGGTTGGGaagggtcccggggggggttggggtgtctggggggggtTAGGAGCAGTATAAAAGGTCCCGAGGCAGAtttgggggtgccgggggggggtcaaGGGCAGCGTGAGGGTGCCCGGGCGGGTTTTGGGGTGTCGGGGTGGATTTTGGGGTGCCGGGAGGGATTGCGGGCAGTGTGAATGGCACAGGGGGGATTCAGGGGTCCCAGGGCGGgttttggggtgccgggggggggttaggggtgctggggggggtcgaGGGCAGCGtgagggtgccgggggggggggggttggggtgccgGGAGAGATTACGGGCAGTGCGAAGGGCGCAGGAGGGGCTCAGGGGTCCCagggcaggttttggggtgccgggggggattttggggtcccgGGACGGGTttcggggtgccgggggggggccgggggggccccgctaCCTGCCGCGGTCGTTGACGGCGAAGACGAGCAGGAAGCCGTCGCCGGCGCGCAGGTACTGCTCCCGCATGGCCCCGAACTCCTCCTGCCCCGCCGTGTCCAGGACTGCGCCCACCCGTCACCCGCcgcccggggcccaggcgtccgggacatcCCCCAACCCcccgaggggacccaggcgtccgggacacccccacacccccccgAGGGGACCAGGCGTCtgggacacccccaccccccccgaggggacccaggcgtccgggacacccccaaCCCcccgagggggcccaggcgtccgggacacccccaccccccccgaggggacccaggcgtctgggacacccccacacccccccgagggggcccaggcgtccgggacaccccccaACCCCctgagggggcccaggcgtccgggacaccccccccccggggacccaggcgtccgggcgctgatCCCACCCCCccgaggggacccaggcatccgggacccccccagaggggacccaggcgtctggggacaccccccacaaggggcccaggcatccgggccccTTCCTGCCCAACCCACAGCAGGCTCAGGCGTCCgggccgtgcccccccccccccacagggggcccaggcatccgggccgtgaccccccccccgccgcagggggcccaggcgtccgggcccccccgccgcacTCACTGTCGAGGCGCGCGGGGGCCCCGTCCACGGCGCAGAGCTTCGTGTACGAGTCCTCGATGGTCGGGTCGTAGTCGGAGACGAAGTACGACTGGGGGGGGCggggatggggcccaggcgtccgggctcccgaCACCCCTCCCagggatggggcccaggcgtccgggctcctgacaccccccccccagggatggggcccaggcgtccgggctcccgaccccccccccagggatggggcccaggtgtccgggctccCGACACCCCTCCCAGGgatggggcccaggtgtccgggctccCGACACCCCTCCCagggatggggcccaggcgtccgggctcctgacaccccccccccagggatggggcccaggcgtccgggctcccgaccccccccccagggatggggcccaggtgtccgggctccCGACACCCCTCCCagggatggggcccaggcgtccgggctcccgaCACCCCCCCggggatggggcccaggcgtccgggctcctgacaaccccccccccagggatggggcccaggcgtccgggctcccaacccccccccccagggatggggcccaggcgtccaggcttCTGACACCCCCCCggggatggggcccaggcgtccgggctcccgacccccccccccagggatggggcccaggcgtccgggctcccgaccccccccccagggatggggcccaggcgtccgggctcctgacaacccccccccagggatggggcccaggcgtccgggctcctgacaccccccccccagggatggggcccaggcgtccgggctcccgaCACCCCCCCGGGGatggggcccaggcatccgggctcccgacccccccccccagggatggggcccaggcgtccgggctcctgacacccccccccagggatggggcccaggcgtccgggctcctgacacccccccccagggacggggcccaggcgtccgggctcctgACACCCCCCCCggggatggggcccaggcgtccgggctcccgaCACCCCCCCCagggatggggcccaggcgtccgggctcccgacaaccccccccccagggatggggcccaggcgtccgggctcccgaCACCCCCCTGGGGTTTTGGGGTCCTGGTGGGGGGGTCCTATCTCAAGGGGGTCCTGGTGGGGGGGTCCCagttggggggggtcccggttgGGGGGGTGCCTATGTGTGTagggggtcccctggggggggtgtccctgggggggagatcccctggggggggtcccggttgggggggtgcccggggggggtcccggttgGGGGGAGATCCcagttgggggggggtcccgtttGATGGGGGGGTCCCAGTTGGAGTGTCCCGGGGGGGGAGGggtccctgtgtgtgtgtgtgtgggggggtcccagTTGGGGGGGTCCCGTTTGGTGGTGGGtcccctgtggggggggggggtgtcccgtTTGGGGGGGTGTCCcagttgggggggggtccctgttgggggggggtgtcctgTATGTGAGGGGGTCCCGTGGGGGGAGTCCCAGTGGGGGGGGTGTCCCCGTGGGGGGGGGTTCCCCGTGGTGGGGGTCCCTGTCGGGCTGTGTCCCTGTCCGGGGGGGGTGTCCCCGTGGGGGGGTGTCCCTGTCGGG encodes the following:
- the RRAS gene encoding ras-related protein R-Ras encodes the protein MERARAAAGGAGGVGGAAAPPPRHRLVVVGGGGVGKSALTIQFIQSYFVSDYDPTIEDSYTKLCAVDGAPARLDILDTAGQEEFGAMREQYLRAGDGFLLVFAVNDRGSLGALARLHAQLLRVKDRDDVPAVLVGNKADLRPQRQVSREEALAFARERRLPYVEASAKTRLNVDEAFHQLVRAVRRFQELETPPALAAPPGGKEPPGCPCALL